One window of the Eucalyptus grandis isolate ANBG69807.140 chromosome 6, ASM1654582v1, whole genome shotgun sequence genome contains the following:
- the LOC104450843 gene encoding pentatricopeptide repeat-containing protein At2g03880, mitochondrial yields the protein MRAVSARSKCIASFPLSRLGHSTPMSPHGPTTRPSSPPPPPPPPSLLDDFAEHCRRRDLPRAMKAMHAMQRHRIWADAITYSELVKCCVARGAVEEGKWVRKHVFSGGYQPKTFLLNVLLHMYVRFNLLGDAEALFDEMPDRNVVSWTTLISAYANKGMNDRALEFLILMLREGVRPNMYTYSSVLRACADLGMLRQLHSGIIKVGMECDDFVRSALIDNYSKWGELQDALDVFNEVVTKDLGVWNSIIGGFAQNSNGDEALEMYKCMKRAGFAPDQATLTSVLRASTALALLEVGRQVHVHVLKFDRDLILNNALLDMYCKCGSLEGANSVFSRMVERDVISWSTMIAGLAQNGCSLEAMRLFEQMKHSGMEPNYITMVGVLFACSHAGLVEDGLHYLQSMKRSFGIDPGREHYGCMVDLLGRAGKLDEAVKLIDEMECEPDAVTWRTLLSACRVHRNSDLAIYAAKQVVKLDPDDAGTYILLSNIYANNQRWEEVTEIRRSMRVRGITKEPGCSWIEVNKKIHAFILGDDSHPQVDEIKRYLNQIVQRLMSIGYVPDTNFVLQDLEDEQREASLQYHSEKLAIAYGIMSLPREKTIMIRKNLRICGDCHTFTKLLAKMEQRIIVIRDPVRYHHFRDGACSCGDFW from the coding sequence ATGCGAGCCGTTTCTGCAAGATCGAAATGCATAGCCTCGTTTCCACTCTCGCGCCTTGGCCATTCGACGCCCATGTCTCCGCACGGCCCGACGACGCgcccgtcgtcgccgccgccgccgccgccgccgccgtcgcttCTCGACGATTTCGCTGAGCACTGCCGTCGGAGAGACCTTCCCAGAGCCATGAAGGCTATGCACGCCATGCAGAGGCACCGCATCTGGGCCGACGCCATCACCTACTCCGAGCTGGTCAAGTGCTGCGTGGCCAGGGGTGCCGTCGAAGAAGGTAAATGGGTCCGCAAGCACGTTTTCTCTGGTGGGTATCAGCCCAAGACCTTCTTGCTCAACGTCCTTCTCCACATGTACGTCAGGTTCAACCTCTTGGGAGATGCGGAGGCcctgttcgacgaaatgcccgaCAGAAACGTCGTCTCCTGGACGACGCTGATATCGGCTTACGCGAATAAGGGCATGAACGATAGGGCCCTGGAGTTTCTCATTTTGATGCTGAGGGAAGGTGTCCGTCCTAATATGTACACTTATTCGTCGGTTTTGAGGGCCTGTGCGGACCTGGGGATGCTTAGACAACTTCACAGTGGCATTATTAAGGTTGGCATGGAGTGTGATGACTTTGTGCGTAGTGCTTTGATCGATAATTACTCGAAATGGGGTGAGCTGCAAGATGCCTTGGACGTGTTCAACGAAGTGGTGACAAAGGATTTGGGTGTTTGGAATTCTATTATTGGGGGTTTTGCGCAAAATAGCAATGGTGACGAAGCTCTTGAAATGTATAAATGCATGAAGAGAGCGGGTTTCGCACCTGATCAGGCGACTTTAACTAGTGTTTTGAGAGCCTCTACTGCCTTAGCATTGTTAGAAGTGGGAAGACAAGTGCATGTTCATGTACTAAAGTTTGATCGAGATCTTATCCTCAATAATGCACTTCTTGATATGTATTGCAAATGTGGCAGTTTGGAGGGTGCAAACTCTGTCTTTAGTAGAATGGTGGAAAGGGATGTTATATCCTGGAGCACCATGATTGCTGGATTGGCCCAAAATGGTTGCAGTCTAGAGGCGATGAGGCTgtttgaacaaatgaaacattcTGGTATGGAACCAAACTATATTACCATGGTAGGCGTTCTCTTTGCGTGCAGCCATGCCGGGCTTGTTGAAGATGGCTTGCACTATCTCCAGTCAATGAAAAGGAGTTTTGGAATTGATCCTGGTAGAGAGCACTATGGTTGCATGGTTGATCTTCTGGGAAGGGCAGGGAAGCTGGATGAAGCTGTTAAGTTGATTGACGAAATGGAATGTGAACCAGATGCTGTTACTTGGAGAACCTTACTTAGTGCCTGCAGAGTTCATCGGAATTCAGATCTGGCAATATATGCTGCTAAACAGGTAGTAAAACTGGATCCGGATGATGCGGGTACCTACATACTCTTGTCAAATATTTATGCAAATAACCAGAGGTGGGAAGAGGTCACAGAGATTAGAAGGTCCATGCGAGTAAGAGGAATCACAAAAGAGCCAGGATGCAGCTGGATTGAAGTAAATAAGAAGATACATGCTTTCATCTTAGGGGATGACTCACATCCACAAGTAGATGAGATCAAAAGATATTTAAACCAGATTGTCCAGAGGTTAATGTCAATAGGATATGTCCCAGACACAAATTTTGTTTTGCAGGACCTTGAAGATGAACAGAGGGAGGCTTCACTTCAATATCACAGCGAAAAACTCGCTATTGCGTATGGAATCATGAGCTTACCAAGAGAGAAGACAATAATGATCAGAAAAAATCTGAGGATTTGTGGAGACTGTCATACTTTCACAAAACTTCTAGCCAAGATGGAGCAGAGGATTATTGTGATAAGAGATCCTGTCCGTTATCATCATTTTAGGGATGGAGCTTGCTCTTGTGGTGATTTTTGGTGA